In Acipenser ruthenus unplaced genomic scaffold, fAciRut3.2 maternal haplotype, whole genome shotgun sequence, the genomic window ttgaatttacactgaagacgctgagagacttctagtggaaacgtttgccattgaatttacactgaagacgctgagagacttctagtggaaacgtttgccgttgaattcacATTGAAGTCAAGTTAGCTGGTAAATATTTTAGATCAATGCCTTCATCAGGGACGTGATTCAATAGGGGGTGTGAGCGGTCTAGAAACCCTGCAATTATTCTAAACCATTAGCTCTGGGGGACTGGTAACTTGAGCCTTGAACTGGTTAAACTGGTTTTGTTGAAAACAAAGACGTGGCAGAATCGTGTGGTCAGTCTAATCTTTCAACCTCACTGGAAGTGCAGAGGGGAAGAGCTTTGATACTAACACTAACTAATACTAACTAACCCTAAAACTAACCCTAACAGTTACACCAACACTATCACTATCACTATCACTATCCCAAACGCTAACactaacactatccctaacccaaaccctaacagggagaggagagggagggagagagagagagagagagagagagagagagagagagagaagggagagagagagagagagagagagagagagagaagggagagggagagagaagggagaggggggagagaaagagagaagggagagggagagagaagggagagagaggaggaaaggagagagaggagaaagaggggagagagataggagagaggagagagagcaaggGAGAGAGGAAAAAGAGAggcgagaggagagaggaggagagaagggaaagagaaaagaggagaggagcaagagGAGATAGAgggaagagggggaggagagaggagtaaagtggagagagaggagagaggagaggagatagaggggagaggagaggagagagaggagaggagaaagagaggggagagagaggtgagaggggggACTGGCTTAAATAGACAACTGCGGCAATACTgcagtgaggagagagggagagggagatcaACTGacaggagtgagagagagagagagacagcaaatGCAGGAACAGGAGATTGAGGAGGAAATGGATAgtcagatagatagacagatagatttcTTACCTCATCTAACAGGCAGGCATTCTTCAACAGTAATTAATAGACCATGATTTTACAAGAGAGAAGCAGGGAGACACGGAGACTCTGTACGTCCTTCTAGTTCCTGTAAACAAAGTTGCCTAACGGAGGTTTCTCTCCCCCCCCCATGGGGCAACTCTCCTCCTCCCactttctctctcctcccctctctccaccTATAGAGCTGTGATGTGttgctctcctcccctctctccccctatAGAGATATGATGtgctgctctcctctctccccatatgaagcacagttattattattattatttatttagcagacttacagagactctgtgtgtgaactatgcatcagctgcagaatcacttgcaattacatctcacccgaaagacggagcacaaggaggttaagtgacttgctcagggtcacacaatgagtcagtggctgaggtgggatttgaaccgggaacctcctggttacaagcccttttctttaaccactggaccacacagccttcctaTAGTTATAATATGCTATCTTCTTCCTCCCTCTATCACACCCCAGTGTTATAGTTACATTAAGCTctaccctctgtctctcctcctaTCAGTGTGAAATGTGGTTCTAATAagcaattctctctctctctctctctctctctctctctctccttctcagtGTGAAGTAGTTATACTAAGCTATACTGTCCCCCAGTATCAGATAGTTATAAGAGATactgggctgggctgtattacattgttttagtcctggctaggactacagctcccagcatgcctctgcacccgcggcaatggtgaggcatgctgggagctgtagttctttaactacaatgcgctgggctgggctgtattacattgttttgctcagtctgtgttgctttgactgtgagttcaggagctgctcttcagttctagctgcgctgccatagttattgtattgtgaagcggtccagccctggctaggactacagctcccagcatgcctctgcacccgcggcaatggtgaggcatgctgggagctgtagttctttagcAAAGCACTGTCTTTATATAAGagagagccagcgccatctagtgcacatgTTCATTCCCTGCAATTAAGGCAAGAGCGACACTTCGAGAATTCATCTACCTTTTAAATTGATACAaacacatcatatatatataaaaaaaaacgagaCAATAACCGATTCacatttcagttatttatttatttatttatttcaattttaaacgaATCCTATTTCAATAATTACTCACATATTAATGTTACTATGACCCTGAACACATTCTCTTAATTTTTCCTCAAGATCACAgcgaaaacattttttttttggttactaaATTATCTAAGATTTTTAATgcaggtaataaataaatattaattttttaaaaaagtgggaTCTCTTGCGGCAGTTAAGACGTTTATTAATATGTTTCTTAaatgtggttagagctgaggagggactgggagggagggagggaggctggctctagtggttagagctgaggagagactgggagggactgggagggaggctggctctagtggttagagctgaggagggactgggagggagggaggctggctctagtggttagagctgaggagtgactgggagggaggtggctctagtggtttgagctgaggagggactgggagggagggagggaggctggctctagtggttagagctgaggagggactgggagggagggagggaggctggctctagtggttagagctgaggagggactgggagggagggagggagggagggaggctggctctagtggttagagctgaggagggactgggagggagggagggaggctggctctagtggttagagctgaggagggactgggagggaaggagggaggctggctctagtggttagagctgaggagggactgggagggagggagggaggctggctctagtggttagagctgaggagggactgggagggagggtggctctagtggttagagctgaggagggactgggagggagggagggaggctggctctagtggttagagctgaggagggactgggagggaggctggctctattggttagagctgaggagggactgggagggagggaggctggctctagtggttagagctgaggagggactgggagggagggagggaggctggctctagtggttagagctgaggagggactgggagggagggagggaggctggctctagtggttagagctgacgagggactctctctctctctctctcagatgaagGCACCACAGCCCAAACCATCAGCCAGCTTGACAATTTCCTAGTTTCTTCACATTTTACCACTGACACTCCACAGCTGTACAGAAATGCtctttttaaaacaccaaaatgctaaaaaaaataataaacaataacttaATAGACTTAAATCACTAGAATCTCGAAATGACGCATTTTGTAAATTTTCTACACAAAGAGTTTTTGAAGCAGAATGTTGCAAGCTCAGCTCATTAGAATGCCCCACCCCCTTTTCCCCCCCCTGTTTCACTGTCTATTTGCATAGCCCCGCCCAGCCCCATTGTGTGGTGGTGGGGGCGGGGTTTCTATTTGTCTTTCTTGGTCTCAGtctccgcctcctcctcctcctcctcggggTTCTCTTGCTCAGCTGCTCCCTCTTCTGGTGTTTTCTCGAACTGCGTCTCGGGTCCCTGGTCCTTGTTCTTCGAAAgctttttgtgtttttgataAAGTTCGTTCAAATTGAACTCGCGGATGATGTTTTCCTACCGAAGTAAGTAAaaatttaaaattttttttttaaaaaaacagtattgaagcacattataaaattattatattaGAGTTTTATCGCGAGTTCCAGTCTCACGTCACCCCCACTCACCTCTGAGAATTTCCAGGACACAGCACGCCCCTTCTTGTCAATTTGGGGTCTCCTCTGCACCTCCCTGCCCCCCTGGAACAGGATGAGGGAGGGCAGCTGTTTGGTCATGGGGGAAGTGCTGACTTTGTACCTGTAGGGGGAGCAACAGAGGCAGTGCagagatgggaatcagactcctactgcacagcagcgtcacccagtccaggttttactaccagcttgatcagccccagtgtgtctagctaacaagctcatgtgtgtcttattattaaacttgctttaccagacctctctgtgctttacaatgcttcccaatgctttaccagacctctctgtgctttacaatgcttccctatgctttaccacacctctctgtgctttacaatgcttccctatgctttaccagacctctctgtgctttacaatgcttccctatgctttaccagacctctctgtgctttacaatgcttccctatgctttaccagacctctctgtgctttacaatgcttccctatgctttaccacacctctctgtgctttacaatgcttccctatgctttaccacacctctctgtgctttacaatgcttccctatgctttaccagacctctctgtgctttacaatgcttccctatgctttaccagacctctctgtgctttacaatgcttccctatgctttaccagacctctctgtgctttacaatgcttccctatgctttaccacacctctctgtgctttacaatgctcccctatgctttaccacacctctctgtgctttacaatgcttccctatgctttaccagacctctctgtgctttacaatgcttccctatgctttaccagacctctctgtgctttacaatgcttccctatgctttaccagacctctctgtgctttacaatgcttccctatgctttaccagacctctctgtgctttacaatgcttccctatgctttaccagacctctctgtgctttacaatgcttccctatgctttaccagacctctctgtgctttacaatgcttccctatgctttaccagacctctctgtgctttacaatgcttccttatgctttaccacattGTTTtctatacaattttttttttaaatattaaaaataaattaaaaatcttCTTACTTCTTACAGACTTCCCCGTATCTGCCAACATCAACTTTCCCAAACTTCAATCCCTCGCAATtatacctaaaaaaataaaaaataaaaacagactcacAACCAAAATACTACAGGCTTTAtaaaagggaggggccggtgatcatgttaataaagctaataagaggtgagagaatggattttaaagatggtcagcgctcctttaaagggaggggccagtgatcatgttaataaagctaataagaggtgagagaatggattttaaagatggtcagcgctcctttaaagggaggggccggtgatcatgttaataaagctaataagaggtgagagaatggattttaaagatggtcagcgctcctttaaagggaggggccggtgatcatgttaataaagctaataagaggtgagagaatggattttaaagatggtcagcgctcctttaaagggaggggccggtgatcatgttaataaagctaataagaggtgagagaatggattttaaagatggtcagcgctcctttaaagggagaggctggtgatcatgttaataaagctaataagaggtgagagaatggattttaaagatggtcagcgcttctttaaagggaggggctggtgatcatgttaataaagctaataagaggtgagagaatggattttaaagatggtcagcgctcctttaaagggagggggccagtgatcatgttaataaagctaataagaggtgagagaatggattttaaagatggtcagcgctcctttaaagggaggggccggtgatcatgttaataaagctaataagaggtgagagaatggattttaaagatggtcagcgctcctttaaagggaggggccggtgatcatgttaataaagctaataagaggtgagagaatggattttaaagatggtcagcgctcctttaaagggaggggtcagtgatcatgttaataaagctaataagaggtgagagaatggattttaaagatggtcagcgctcctttaaagggaggggccggtgatcatgttaataaagctcataagaggtgagagaatggattttaaagatggtcagcgctccacacacacacacacacacacagagcctctTACTTGAGGGACAGATCTGCATAGACAGACGCAAAGGACTGACACTCGGGGGACCAGTTAGCGAAGAATTCGACGAGCCAGGAGACGCGCTGGTCCTTCATGATCTCCTCCTGGAGACAAAGaagagagaggaacaagagagagagagaggggaggaggagagagagagagaaacgagaggggagaaggagagagaacgagaggggagagagagagagcgagagagaggaacgagagcgagagaacgagagagagaacgagacagAACGAGAGAGGGAACAAGAGGAACAAGAGACAGAACGAGAGAGAATGAGAAAGTGAACGAGAGCacgagagagagaacgagagagaaagaacaaACAAGACACAGATGccaagaagggattatattgtagcgtcaaactgaacaggattgtggggctctgtctgtctgtctgtctgtctgtctgtctgtctgtctgcagctttaatgaaactaaactcttttcagaatgtagtaaactaacacagaccccaagaagaagggattatattgtagcgtcaaactgaacaggattgtggggctctgtctgtctgtctgtctgtctgtctgcagtctgTAAACTACATAATATTACACTTCATACTTACATCTATTGTTTTATCGTTGAAATATTTCACATACTCTGGTCCCATGTATAACGGAGGTTTGCAGGTCATTAAAAacactgagaaaaaataaaaaataacaacaattataAAACCACAAAACTATATCCTGCCAGccaaggctctgcccagcacacagcgggcaatgctgggtagctgctgtggttctgtgcagggttgtgtatcagtgttatacagtgcggtcctgtcagcattgctgtggttctgtgcagggttgtgtatcagttttatacagtgcggtcctgccagcattgctgtggttctgtgcagggttgtgtatcagtgttatacagtgcggtcctgccagcattgctgtggttctgtgcagggttgtgtctcagtgttatacagtgcggtcctgccagcattgctgtggttctgtgcagggttgtgtatcagtgttatacagtgcggtcctgccagcattgctgtggttctgtgcagggttgtgtatcagtgttatacagtgcggtcctgccagcattgctgtagttctgtgcagggttgtgtatcagtgttatacagggCGGTCCTGtcagcattgctgtggttctgtgcagggttgtgtatcagtgttatacagtgcggtcctgccagcattgctgtggttctgtgcagggttgtgtatcagtgttatacagtgcggtcctgccagcattgctgtggttctgtgcagggttgtgtatcagtgttatacagtgcggtcctgccagcattgctgtggttctgtgcagggttgtgtatcagtgttatacagggcggtcctgccagcattgctgtggttctgtgcagggttgtgtatcagtgttatacagtgcggtcctgccagcattgctgtggttctgtgcagggttgtgtatcagtgttatacagtgcggtcctgtcagcattgctgtggttctgtgcagggttgtgtatcagtgttatacagtgcggtcctgccagcattgctgtggttctgtgcagggttgtgtatcagtgttatacagggcggtcctgccagcattgctgtggttctgtgcagggttgtgtatcagtgttatacagtgcggtcctgtcggcattgctgtggttctgtgcagggttgtgtatcagtgttatacagggCGGTCCTGCCggcattgctgtggttctgtgcagggttgtgtatcagtgttatacagggcggtcctgccagcattgctgtggttctgtgcagggttgtgtatcagtgttatacagtgcggtcctgccagcattgctgtggttctgtgtagggttgtgtatcagtgttatacagtgcggtcctgccagcattgctgtggttctgtgcagggttgtgtatcagtgttatacagtgcggtcctgccagcattgctgtggttctgtgcagggttgtgtatcagtgttatacagtgcggtcctgccagcattgctgtggttctgcgcagggttgtgtatcagtgttatacagtgcggtcctgccagcattgctgtggttctgcgcagggttgtgtatcagtgttatacagtgcggtcctgccagcattgctgtggttctgtgcagggttgtgtatcagtgttatacagtgcggtcctgccagcattgctgtggttctgcGCAGGGTTGTAGATTTGAATTGGGGTCACTCACAGTGGGAGGGTCAGTGTGAATTGGGGTCACTCACCGATGCACAGAGTCAGGTACAGGAGCCCCATTCGGACGTCCAGTCTGAAGAACAGAATCATGCTGGCCACTTTACTGAACAGGAAGATATTCCCAAGATGCTGCTCCAGTGTGACTGGaagagacacacagcacagggttaaacacacacacacacacagcacagggttaaacacacacacacacacacacacacacacacagcacagggttaaacacacacacacacacacacacacacacacacagtatagggttaaacacacacacacacacagagtatagggttaaacacacacacacacacagcacagggttaaacacacacacacacacacacacagagtatagggttaaacacacacacacacacacagtatagggttaaacacacacacacacacacacacacacagcacagggttaaacacacacacacacacacacacagagagagagaggaaagagagagagagatgggggagaggggaaagagagagagagagagagtagagagagggggagagaggcggacacagagagggagagagagagaaaaagagacagagagaggggggagagagagacagacaaagagggagagagagaaaaagagagtgaggagagagagggggggagagagaggagagaaagtgtGCGACTCAGATTCACTTCTTCAGAGAAACGCAAGCAGACTGGTAAGCGTGTTGACAGGAGCCCTCATCCCAGGAGGAGCCTCTCCCGtctccaccacacacacacaagcaagagCCCGCTCTGAACCCGGTGTCATCAAACACCCCTGaataaacactacaaaacaaaacacgccTGCAGAGAGGAAAACCCGGCTGATCCGGCCTAGACCAGAACTGAGGGGgggagggagacacacacacaaaaaacccaaaaaactgcTGCATAGGatattttctgtgttttgaaTTTTGATCGGGGTTCGGACCGGGTCTCACAGCGAGGTGGAGGGAACGCGGGTTTTACAGACCGCTGTGGGGCCAgaccttttattttctattttctataatatcattattttattagatTATTATTTCATTAGATTGTTTTATATTCTACGTACTGGCGCGCCGGTTTTTCATCATGACGATGGCGCTGAGAAACATCAGAATCTCCACTTCTCtctgaaagaaagagagaaagaaagaaagaaagaaagaaagatgattTTTCAACaaacacagaaatcaaacagaCGTGCGAAAAAAGATTTCCTGgtccccgggttcaaatcccggctcagccactgactcactgtgtacaagctcaggtgtgtcttattattaaactcccagtgaaaccaggactggatcacactgctgtgcagcgggagtctgattcccagtcctgcattgtaactgcagtttaatatcactagactggactggaattacattgtaactgcagtttaatatcactagactggactggaattacattgtaactgcagtttaatatcactagactggactggaatcacattgtaactgcagtttaatatcactagactggactggaattacattgtaactgcagtttaatatcactagactggactggaattacattgtaactgcagtttaatatcactagactggactggaattacattgtaactgcagtttaatatcactagactggactggaattacattgtaactgcagtttaatatcactagactggactggaattacattgtaactgcagtttaatatcactagactggactggaattacattgtaactgcagtttaatatcactagactggactggaattacattgtaactgcagtttaatatcactagactggactggaattacattgtaactgcagtttaatatcactagactggactggaattacattgtaactgcagtttaatatcactagactggactggactggaattacattgtaactgcagtttaatatcactagactggactggaattacattgtaactgcagtttaatatcactagactggactggaattacattgtaactgcagtttaatatcactagactggactggaattacattgtaactgcagtttaatatcactagactggactggaattacattgtaactgcagtttaatatcactagactggactggaattacattgtaactgcagtttaatatcactagactggactggaattacattgtaactgcagtttaatatcactagactggactggaattacattgtaactgcagtttaatatcactagactagactggactggaattacattgtaactgcagtttaatatcactagactggactggaattacattgtaactgcagtttaatatcactagactggactggactggaattacattgtaactgcagtttaatatcactagactggactggactggaattacattgtaactgcagtttaatatcactagactggactggaattacattgtaactgcagtttaatatcactagactggactggaattacattgtaactgcagtttaatatcactagactggactggaattacattgtaactgcagtttaatatcactagactggactggactggaattacattgtaactgcagttttatatcactagactggactggaattacattgtaactgcagtttaatatcactagactagactggaattacattgtaactgcagtttaatatcactagactggactggaattacattgtaactgcagtttaatatcactagactggactggaattacattgtaactgcagtttaatatcactagactggactggaattacattgtaactgcagtttaatatcactagactggactggactggaattacattgtaactgcagtttaatatcactagactggaattacattgtaactgcagtttaatatcactagactagactggactggaattacattgtaactgcagtttaatatcactagactggactggaattacattgtaactgcagtttaatatcactagactggactggaattacattgtaactgcagtttaatatcactagactggactggaattacattgtaactgcagtttaatatcactagactggactggaattacattgtaactgcagtttaatatcactagactggactggaattacattgtaactgcagtttaatatcactagactggactggaattacattgtaactgcagtttaataaaaacacataaactCGCACATGCGcagtatctttttttaaaagatagaTTAATTAATTTCATAAAACAGCGGGGATTTCCACACGCTAGCTCCAGCAGTTACTGTGTTATTTCATATCGTGGCTGGCTTCGTGCAAAGACCCCACAAGCAGACTCTTCACTCCGGACTCACCCAGTCGAAGTCGCACGAGTTCCCGTCCTCCCGTTGCGACGGCAGGTTCTCGCAGATACCGGGGCATTTTCGCACTAGCAAGAACACCAGCGCCATGAAAGTCGACGCCAGATAGTAAGGTTTGAGCAGCCATTTGTAAACCTGGGGTAAATGGTACACAAAAGCAAGCAATGCCGTCAACAACGCCATGATGTGACTCGCCTCTAGTGTAGAGAATATCTGTCGGCCGACACAAAAGGAATGAATTACAGCGGTCAGACTGCGGACAGATGAGACcgccccccgccccgcccccctgCAGCCAACCCGGCCTTCTGATTGGACCGCTGCTAGGGGGAGGGAGGGGTTTCTGGGGACCTCGGGGAGGCCCCGCCCAACCCGGCCTTCTGATTGGACCGCTGCTAGGGGGAGGGAGGGGTTTCTGGGGACCTCGGGGAGGCCCCGCCCAACCCGGCCTTCTGATTGGACCGCTGCTAGGGGGAGGGAGGGGTTTCTGGGGACCTCGGGGAGGCCCCGCCCAACCCGGCCTTCTGATTGGACCGCTGTAGGGGGAGGGAGGGGTTTCTGGGGACCGCGGGGAGGCCCCGCCCACCGCTGTGTTTGTTTTGGGAAGGtgagttagatttttttttttatttttttttttttaaataaactttattgGTAACACGAGGAGTTTTTCCAGCCGCACTAAATCATGCAACCCCGGTTTATATCGCCGCTGACCCCAGCGAGGGCGAAGGGCATTTCAAACGATTAAAAGCGAAactatcacatttttttttttgctaaacaaAATTCAGGTAGCCTACAGTtagatatatatttgaaaaaacgTGTAAACGCAGAAAGAAAAAGGTCGTGTAGGTACACACACATAATGcgaataattgatttattttataatagtcAGGACTTTTCGGCTTACAAATCCTTCTCCCTCACTCTCAAATTCGAATTCAGAGTGCTTTATTGACATGACCAACACTTTCCAAAGCAACGAAGACAAATTTTAATCTTTTACAATGAaacaattaatatttaaaacaacgTTTACAAGtaaatactttatatatatttatccagggcgacttacaattgttacaagatatcacattatttttacatacagttaccaatttatacagttgggtttttactggagcaatctaggtaaagtaccttgctcaagggtacagcagcagtgtcccccacctgggattgaacccacgaccctccggtcaagggttcagagccctaaccactactccctgACACTACAGACTGAGTGAATATGTTTTGAATCAAATCAGGGTGTACCACTTTTTGAATAACTACAGAAAGTCCAtatctgtgctttattatactttgttgtgggaaacttttataagagttatTACCGtggtttggtttttattattattatttatttcttagcagacgcacttatccagggcga contains:
- the LOC117410245 gene encoding thioredoxin-related transmembrane protein 2-B: MALLTALLAFVYHLPQVYKWLLKPYYLASTFMALVFLLVRKCPGICENLPSQREDGNSCDFDWREVEILMFLSAIVMMKNRRAITLEQHLGNIFLFSKVASMILFFRLDVRMGLLYLTLCIVFLMTCKPPLYMGPEYVKYFNDKTIDEEIMKDQRVSWLVEFFANWSPECQSFASVYADLSLKYNCEGLKFGKVDVGRYGEVCKKYKVSTSPMTKQLPSLILFQGGREVQRRPQIDKKGRAVSWKFSEENIIREFNLNELYQKHKKLSKNKDQGPETQFEKTPEEGAAEQENPEEEEEEAETETKKDK